Part of the Polyodon spathula isolate WHYD16114869_AA chromosome 30, ASM1765450v1, whole genome shotgun sequence genome, gcagcttcgAATTcagtcgtcttcgaattgaaagggaatatcAATTATATACCTTTACCAAACTTTTTCTTTGGACattcagctctctctctctctctctctctctctctctctctctctctctctctctctctctctctctctctctctcatctatatatatatatatatatatatatatatatatatatatatatatatatatatatatcaacaccAGTAACTAAAGTCAGACCAGAATCACGATCAAGACATtgctttattaatttgtttttctttcttttaccttAAACTTTGGAAATTAAACTGCTGATGTAgcttaaaacatttttctttttttcttttttttttttttttagcaaacatgtattttcattttaaaatgtgatatcaGGTACGACACTGACTAGAGAATGAAATCTCTTGCAAGCCTTGCTTCACATTGTTTtatacttccttggtcatttcgcCTGGAGAGTGAACTTATTCCCACCCTTTCAGGGCCTGTTAGtgaccaaccagctgcttcccctaatgactgatatgttttgcagccagtaagattcTTTGATCCACAAAGACTCTGCTGGGATAAAAGGACCTAAGAAGTAAAGCAGTCATAGACTTCCCGGAAGGCAACcctaccccccaaaaaataacacaaaaaaacaaaacaaactgagaactttctttaacctagtgtagtaccagatgttatGTTTCAAAATGAACATGCATGTATGCTAGgtttgtctttcaaaactgcactcttGAACGTAACATAGTGGAACATAATTCCACTCTACATAACAGACAGTTAACCAGTGACATGTGGTTATTCTTTAGTGACATATTTCCTTAATATGAAACTGAAACTGTTGAAATGATTAAACAAGGCTTGTCGAATTGTACAGTTACTTAGTTCTGAAAGAGTTCTACAAGGTGAAGTTATTTACAGCACTGAAAACCTGACCACAAAaggaaacagcaaaagaaaaacataaaacataatttatttttaaatgtattcatttctcGGTTGTATGAGGAATCCCCTTTGATTCAAAGTGTAATTGAAACAAACTTGAAGATAATCTGGGACAGTCAGGGTAGAAATCAGTCCTTTGAATGAAGAAGTTACCCGATGTGAGCGTCTAAATTCATCTGATGCATGGAAGCGTGTGTCAAAGACCTATTAGGATTTGAAATAATTACATCTTGGATGAGCTGCATTTTATACTTTTTCCAGGAATCGTAACCAGGCAAACTGCATAaattaataccaaaaaaaaaaaaaaaaaaaactgaagcaggAATTGTTGAGCACAGAATAAAGTGGCTTTGAGTGGATTTTCTTGCAATGTGATTCTGCTGTTCTGCATCCTGCCATGAGTAATCTTGCCATCAGTCAACCTTGCTATAAAAACCATCTACAAAATTAAAGTGAACTGAACTGAACATTCTGAAGCCATTGGGTGTACAGCAATCACGTATGCCAACTGTGCCAGATCATTAAGATCTTATTCCAGGGTGTAGAGAATGTAGCTCATATACAGTAGTGTTTGAAGTTAGACTGATAACTGAGCTTTTAAAATCACTGCCTCTGATGTAGCTCACTTTCACTCCAATGGTCTTGCAGCAGTCACGGCGTGTGACACAGGAAgtcattatttgttttacaaagctGGTCTTGTAAAAACAGTATATGCTGATTTACCAGATACCTGGTAGTGAAAAGGCCTTGCGGTGATCAGAATGATTAAAATAGCAGCCTTTTATCAGAAAACCCATTAGAACagatacataaacacacacaatgaaagtTATGGATACATTCTTGACTAGGTACAGTAGATTTTTTATTATCAGGAAAACAGCAAAGAGAGGACtaaagtgaggaggaggagggcagctGGGCGACTGAGGGAAGAAGCCTTTCCGACCAGACCCATCTGTATTGCATAGAATTGTGCCACCTCAGGGTTTGGGTTTTTGCCTTGCTCAAACCACATCTGCAAACAGCGGCCACTGCCTCTTGTGTGGGTGGTGTACTTGTAAGAGTCAGACCAGACCTTTTCGCACAGGCTCTGTGCAGTCGGAAATACGTCACTAAACTTCCGACAGAGGGTATTTTCTGGACAGCGGTTAATTCCTAGAAAAGGAAGGAAagattttttgcttttattttagctTTCATTGTGACAAAGGAGGGCTAACAGAAGCATTGTCAAAGTGACTTTCTCTTTTCAGCCCACACGTATGCTTCTGCCTCTTAAAATTCTATTATTTCTAGTGTGACATTTGCACTGTTGGCTTCATACATCTTCAGATTCTCATATTTCCAAAAACCTGTGCCAAGTTTCTTCGCAATTGAATGAACTGTTATTTTAACCTCCTATCCAAAGCAAATAAGTACATATCATTGTCCAAAAAGGAAGTCCCATGTGCATCTTTAGAGATACCGTAGACAGATATAtttgtatgtgtctcagtgtgtgagcgACTGACCTGTGCTCCAGTCCCAGCCCTTGTGCCAGTTCTCTTTACATGTGTAGTCGTCTTTGCAATCTTCCCACCATTTATTGCAGTCCTCCTTGCACAAGGGCACATACAGGATTCGCTCCCGACGCCAACTTTGGTCaacctgaaacaaaaaaagaaaacagcattttatttctaaaatattttttgactCTAAGAATGTGCACCAATAGAACAATACTAAAATGACTTCTATAGAACAAAGGCCTAAAAAATACACTAATACAGTGCCATTTCACACAGAGGGTAGGTTATACAGAGGCCttgagtcaataaaaacaaacttacacAGACCTAAACAATTGTAAAGACCAAGCAGTGTATCTCACTGTGCTTTCTAAGACTGATGTGCTGGCCCGCATTgtgttttcaacatgttttatGTTCTGAATATCATTTTATTGGTGTGCAGAACAAACCACTCACTGTGCCAGTGTTGCTCAGTACAGTGACTCGGAATTCACTCGTGGGCACTACAGGTGTTTTTGTAATGTCACACAGGGTACTGCAGGCTAATGATTAGTACCCAAGCTCATCCCAGAAGTGctctattgggggggggggggggggggggggggggggggggggggggggggcgggggtcaGTCTGCAGATGGGATATGCACATTTGATTGTTCAACCCATCAAGCACAGTTTTtagaaacaaacatttacaatttacTATTATGAATGTTTCAATGTCACACATCATATAATTTCACCTGTGTGTTAAAACACACAGTTCTCCACCATTTAAAGGGGTTACAGTCAATGAAatgattccataaatcttacctgtggTGCACTTCTATTGGTTTATATTGgttatgattttaaatgaaaaaaaaaaaaacaaatatgtaatttgGTTcagagaaaatgatacaaaacaataattccaATTGTATTATTGTTACTTGTAATATTGCACATTTGGAGACAGTTCATACGTTTAAATACTTAGGTGTCAATATCGATACAActcttaaatttgaaaaacacataaaagaaaCATGTAGTAAAATTGGGAGATAGCTGGGATTCTTGTATGGCCAGCGTTATTGCTTAAATTTTGCTTCGAGGTTTAAATTAGCTGAGCAACTTTTGTTTTCTATTCTAGACTACAATGGTGTGATTTATATGACTGCTAGTAAAGAGTCGCTGAAGAAGACTGATACAATGTTTAACAGGATTTGTAGATTTGTTCTTCAGTGCACTCCTTTAGAACATCATTGTACCTTGTATTCCAGGTTAAACTTGTTATCACCTGATAAAAGAAGGATCTTTCACTGGAATCAGAttctttttaaaggggcaattAACAAACTGTTTATTTGAGTAATCTATTTCAGGAGTTTACCAGGGATTACAGCATACGAAATGTTTGTGgtgccaaatatttcaaaatacttCAAATCTTTTGCTTGTGCTGCAGTTTCAGATTGGAATGCATTGCTGATGGGACTTAGATAAGAAACTTAAAAATGTGTTGATTCATTATATCACAATTggtaaaatgtatacaataacattttacttATATTTTCTCTAACATGGCTGGCCGTGGAAGGGTCTTGTTGTTTAGCTGGAACAAGTTGTATGACTATGTCTTGTGGGTAGGCTTTGCTGTTGTGCTGAACAATGGTGGCTTTCCTCAGCAGTGGAATATTTAAACACCACAGAATGGCCACACAGACTGTGGGGTTACAGTGACATCTAGGGGTCAAATACTGCAAACACGGCTTGTTAAAATAGATGCACATTTCAGTGATCAACAGGGTTTGGGTCAATTCCAGTTCCACTTTCCAATTCCTGTtgaatcaattccaacacatcactgataaAAAATTGCAATTGtcagtattctgttaaaacaagctttacCACGGTGGCAACAAATTCCTTAAATTAAAGTCACTGCTAGTCAATTTAATTGGCTTCCAATTAAAGTAGTGATTTGAGCTAATGCATCAGAGGAAGTGGGGCCTACTGTAGTAGTTTAAACTGTGGGGCTGAGGCAGTGGCATAGCGGTTAGAACTGAGGAACTGGGAGTCTGTGTTCAGCCACCAgctgctggaaaacaaaaagtggAACCTTTTTCTTCTTACCTTTTGGATCCAGGGCCCCAGGTTGGGGGAGCACTCGTAGAAGCATGTGTCCTGAATGAAGTGTTTCTTGCATTTATCTGTCATAATGCCACAGTGGTTCCAGTTGAAGTTGTAAAGGTATGATTGGTCATTGTGGGCCTCAGAGGTGGTGTT contains:
- the folr gene encoding folate receptor is translated as MLGLMLLAMVSMATGEDVLNMCMDAKHHKVKPGPEGDLYRQCAPWKDNACCTANTTSEAHNDQSYLYNFNWNHCGIMTDKCKKHFIQDTCFYECSPNLGPWIQKVDQSWRRERILYVPLCKEDCNKWWEDCKDDYTCKENWHKGWDWSTGINRCPENTLCRKFSDVFPTAQSLCEKVWSDSYKYTTHTRGSGRCLQMWFEQGKNPNPEVAQFYAIQMGLVGKASSLSRPAALLLLTLVLSLLFS